In a genomic window of Dictyostelium discoideum AX4 chromosome Un chrUn_00023, whole genome shotgun sequence:
- a CDS encoding hypothetical protein (Slime mold (D.discoideum) transposon DIRS-1, complete, clone SB41), translated as MSTTVNNNDASSSSTSVSNSAESFDLRMKSMEDQINNLSLAFTRF; from the coding sequence atGTCTACCactgttaataataatgatgccTCTAGTAGTAGTACCTCTGTCTCTAATAGCGCTGAATCCTTTGATTTAAGAATGAAATCAATGGAGGATCAAATCAACAACCTTTCCTTAGCCTTTACAAGATTCA